From the Kogia breviceps isolate mKogBre1 chromosome 3, mKogBre1 haplotype 1, whole genome shotgun sequence genome, one window contains:
- the LOC131752552 gene encoding small ribosomal subunit protein uS13-like: MSLVIPEKFQHILRVLNTNIDGRWKIAFAITAIKGVGRRYAHVVFRKADIDLTKRAGELTEDEVERVITIMQNPRQYKIPDWFLNRQKDVKDGKYSQVLANGLDNKLREDLERLKKIRAHRGLRHFWGLRVRGQHTKTTGRRGRTVGVSKKK, translated from the coding sequence ATGTCTCTAGTAATCCCCGAGAAGTTCCAGCACATTTTGCGAGTACTCAACACCAACATCGATGGGCGGTGGAAAATTGCCTTTGCCATCACTGCAATTAAGGGTGTGGGGCGAAGATATGCTCATGTGGTGTTCAGGAAAGCAGACATCGACCTCACCAAGAGGGCAGGAGAGCTCACTGAGGATGAGGTGGAACGTGTGATCACCATTATGCAGAATCCACGCCAATACAAGATCCCAGACTGGTTTTTAAACAGACAGAAGGACGTGAAGGATGGAAAATACAGCCAGGTCCTGGCCAACGGTCTGGACAACAAGCTCCGTGAAGACCTGGAGCGACTGAAGAAGATTAGGGCCCACCGAGGGCTACGCCACTTCTGGGGACTTCGTGTACGAGGCCAGCACACCAAGACCACAGGCCGCCGTGGCCGCACCGTGGGAGTgtccaagaagaaataa